In Deltaproteobacteria bacterium, one DNA window encodes the following:
- the rimI gene encoding ribosomal protein S18-alanine N-acetyltransferase — translation MLEILPAEPDDLDAVMAIENLSFACPKSRLLIESELGQNASRFYAAKLGGNIVGFIVFWVVADEIQLIDIAVHPDGRRQKIGSKLFQFMIDYGRRHDLKTVYLEVRPSNKEAMGFYGSFGFKDAGVRKGYYPDGEDAVLMKLCIPS, via the coding sequence ATGCTTGAAATCCTCCCGGCAGAACCTGACGACCTCGATGCCGTCATGGCGATTGAAAATCTCTCTTTTGCCTGTCCCAAATCGCGTCTGTTGATCGAGTCCGAACTGGGGCAGAACGCCTCGCGGTTTTACGCGGCGAAACTCGGGGGCAATATTGTCGGGTTCATCGTTTTTTGGGTGGTGGCCGACGAGATCCAGTTGATCGACATCGCCGTTCATCCCGATGGGCGCCGTCAAAAGATCGGTTCAAAACTTTTCCAATTCATGATCGACTATGGTAGAAGACACGACCTGAAAACCGTTTATCTCGAGGTCCGCCCGTCAAACAAAGAGGCAATGGGGTTTTACGGGAGCTTCGGGTTTAAAGATGCCGGCGTCAGAAAAGGGTATTATCCCGATGGTGAAGATGCCGTGCTGATGAAATTATGTATTCCCTCCTGA
- a CDS encoding quinone-dependent dihydroorotate dehydrogenase translates to MYSLLKKFLFSLEPETAHGLVKNLGCVAPKFFFRATTSVRDSRLNGRIGSVTVDNPIGLAAGFDKNGEMIPLMRALGFGFLELGSVTLNPCLGNSKPRLFRLPADESLINRLGLPNAGADHFLKNVKKKQWGIPLGINIAKTPFVSHAGTPPAQTRKAVEEYVRTFTRIGHLGAYVVLNLSCPNTGDGKTFEDPKAFSLLARGIAEARRDTGNGRPVLVKISPDTEKKELKGLIEEAEKWGFDGYVVGNSTAKRPHLYASHQTLKKIGPGGLTGRALAGLANHQLKNVREIAGPGTLIIGVGGILSFKDLVAKLSLGAAFFQVYTGLVYRGPWFVKSLNRDLAALCARHGVKNYLELRGLKEIVSGL, encoded by the coding sequence ATGTATTCCCTCCTGAAAAAATTTCTTTTCTCCCTCGAACCGGAAACGGCGCACGGGCTGGTTAAAAATCTGGGTTGTGTCGCGCCCAAATTTTTTTTCCGTGCGACGACAAGCGTCAGGGACTCGAGGCTGAACGGGCGGATCGGGTCGGTGACCGTCGACAACCCCATCGGCCTTGCCGCCGGGTTTGACAAGAACGGAGAGATGATTCCCCTCATGCGGGCCCTTGGCTTCGGCTTTCTGGAGCTGGGGTCGGTGACGCTCAACCCCTGCCTCGGCAATTCAAAGCCGCGCCTCTTCCGCCTTCCGGCGGACGAGTCGCTCATCAACCGGCTGGGGCTTCCCAATGCCGGCGCCGATCATTTTTTAAAGAATGTCAAAAAAAAGCAGTGGGGTATTCCTCTCGGCATCAACATCGCCAAGACGCCGTTTGTCAGCCATGCCGGAACTCCGCCGGCACAGACCCGAAAGGCGGTTGAAGAGTATGTGCGGACTTTTACGCGGATCGGTCATCTGGGGGCCTATGTCGTCCTGAACTTGAGTTGTCCCAATACGGGGGATGGAAAAACATTCGAAGACCCAAAGGCATTCAGCCTCCTTGCAAGGGGGATTGCCGAGGCGCGGCGCGACACGGGAAACGGGAGGCCGGTTCTCGTCAAGATATCGCCCGACACCGAAAAGAAGGAGCTTAAAGGGCTCATCGAAGAGGCGGAAAAATGGGGCTTTGACGGCTATGTGGTCGGCAACTCCACCGCCAAACGGCCACACCTTTATGCCTCTCACCAAACCCTTAAAAAAATCGGACCGGGCGGCCTGACCGGCAGGGCGCTGGCCGGGTTGGCGAATCACCAGTTGAAAAATGTCCGGGAAATCGCGGGGCCGGGCACACTGATCATCGGGGTCGGGGGGATTCTGTCGTTTAAGGACCTGGTGGCCAAATTGAGCCTCGGCGCCGCGTTTTTTCAGGTTTATACCGGCCTTGTTTATCGCGGCCCCTGGTTTGTCAAATCGTTAAACCGCGATCTGGCGGCCCTCTGCGCCCGGCATGGCGTGAAGAATTATCTTGAACTTAGGGGTTTAAAAGAAATAGTTTCTGGTTTATAA